TGGAATTATCCCTCGCCCTCCGGCGAACCCCATCCAGCGATCGGCAGGGCTGCCACACAGGTCTCACGGGTTGCATTTTCCCCGGACGGATCGCTGCTTGCTGAGGGATGCTGCGATGGGACAATCGTGATACGGGGAACTGCATTGGCAGGCCCTGAAAGTGAAATTCTCTCGGGTGCCGGCCCGGCACAGTTCATAATGCTCTCCGGCGACAACCGCTCTCTCGTCTCCTGCGGGAACGACGGCGGCATCCGGTGCCACGGGATTCCGGATACCATCCCGGTCTGGTCCCGGCAGATTGGCGGGGACGTAACCGCTCTGTGCCGGTCCTCCGATGACCGGCTCCTTCTTGCCGGCGACAGCCGGGGCAGGCTATTCCTCCTCAATCCGCGTGACGGCGGGATCCTCAGGGAAACGGCACTGCACCCGTCACCGGTGACCTGCATTGCTCTCTCCCGGGACGGAGCAAGCGCTGCCTGCGGGCATGCCGACGGGACCGTCTCAGTTGCCGGTACCGGGGATGAGAGGGTCCGGCACCTGCCAGCAGGCTCCCCCGACCCGGTCCGGCTGGTCGCGTTTGGCCCGGACAACAGGGAATGCCTTGTTATGCACGACAAGGCACTCCCGGTGCTGTGGGACACGGAAACGGGTGCCCGGCTCCGGAGCTTCTCCGGACATGCCGGCGTCTGTACCTGCTGCGCCATCTTCACGGAATGCAGGTGGTTTGCCATCGGAAGCAGCGACCATACCCTCCGGTTCTGGGACTGGCGGGAGGCAGTACTGGCAACCGCAATCCCGCTGTACAACCGGCATATCACCTGCTGCTCCGCCTCGCCGGATGGACAATACCTTGCCGCGGGATTCAATGACGGGACGATCCGGCTCTACTCTCTGCCCGGCCACAAGCTGGCAAAAGAGATCAAGGGGCACAAAAAAACAATCACCTCCTGCATCTTCTCGCAAGACGGGAACCGCCTTGCAACCGTGAGCTGGGACGGGACAACGAAACTCTGGCGGATCCCGTCGGGAGAGATTGTCCGGACGTTCGATGCCCATGCCGGGGGCATAGCCGCCCTTGCCGGGCCGGGTGAGGGTTCTCTCATCGCACCGGTGACCAGGGACGGTATCGCCCGGGTCCATGACACGGGGGATGGCAGCCTCATCCGGACTATCGATCTCTATACCCCGAAGGTAAGGACCGCCGCCTTGAGCCCTGACGGGATGTACCTTGCCTGCGCCGGGGCGGATGCGAGTCTCCGGATCTGGAACCTCCGGGACGGCAGCCTTGTCTCGACAGCCGGGCGCCTTGGCACATCCCTGTGGTGCAGCACATTCCTCGCAGGAGGCACATCGCTCTTCTGCGGGGGATGGGACGGGAGATGCAGGATCTTCAGCATCCCGGGTGGCGGGCTTGAAAAAACCCTTGCTGGGCATACGAGCATAGTCACGTGCTGTGCTGCCACAAATGACGACACCCTCATCGTCACCGGCAGCAATGATACAACGGTCCGGATCTGGAAGCGGGATGGAGCAGAGGCCCATGCTGTCCTGGAAGGCTCCCGCACGGAGATTGGGGCGGTTACCATCTCACCGGACAACCTGCTCCTTGCTGCCGGGGGAGCTGATACCACAATCCGGCTCTGGCTCCTGCCGTGCGGGGAGCCTGCCGGAGAATTTTTAAGCATTTTCGGAAAGGTAACGGCCCTTGCCTTCGATCCCGGCGGCTGCATCGTTGTCGCAGGATACGATTCCGGTATCTGCGCATTTTATGCAGTCCACGGCAGGAAACTCATCCGGACAATAGCTGCGCACTCCGGCGCCGTGACGGGAATTGTCATCTCTGCGGGGGAGCGGATTGTTATCACCAGTGGAGAGGACGGGCTCGTGCACTTCCACCCACTGCCGGTTGCCGCTCTTTTATCCTGCGCAACGCTTGCCGACATGCCAGCTGTCCGTACCGAAGCTGATGCCGCCCGGGGGGGTCCGGATGCCAGCGGGTGGGAATTCCTGTACCGCCTGCTTGCCGCACGGTTCCGGGGCGAGATCCAGATCTGCCCGTCTCCCGGAGTTATCGGGCGGTACGATATCCAGATCGCGGGGTGACGGCAATGGACACCGAACATGATTTGGAAAAAACCATCCGGCTCGGGATTGATTTCGGGGTGAGCACGACCGTTATTGTCATGGACGATCCCGGCAGGGATTACCCGTCGGTCGAACTCCCCGGCATATCCCGGGCAGTGCCGGGCATTGCGCCCGGGTCCATTGTGCACATTGTCCCGTCCCTTATCTGGTACAAAGGGGACGGGGCGGCCCGGATCGGGGATGAAGTCCTTACCGGCGGCGGGGAGGAACTGCCATCGACTGCCTGCAACCTGCGCAGTTATCTCTTCGGGAACAGCCCGGTCCAGGTACCGGCCGGCAACGACCGCATGGTGCGGTACGCAGATGCCGCCGGGGAGTTCCTCAAAGGCGTCCTCTCCCGGGCGGTTACACTCTGCCCGGACGGTGCGGAACTGGTCTTTACCCTGCCTGCAGATGCGCCCGCGGAGTACCCGGCATGGCTGGACCAGATCGGCCGGGCCGCGGGAGCCCGCTCCTGCTCGTGGGTGAATGAATTCATGGCCGCTGCCACGGGCTATGGTATATCCCCGGCCGCGGGAGAACCGTTCCTTGTATTCTCCTTTACCACCACGGATATCACCGCAACGGCCGCCGTTTCCGATGAACACGGCGTGAAGATTGCGGGGCAGGCCTCCGTTTCCACCGGGTGCCAGGCCGTGGATGGCTGGATCGTGCAGGATCTGCTCGCCCGTTTCCGGATCCTCATGAGTGAGCCCCGGGCAGAGCGGATCAAAAGCCAGGTCCTGCGCGAGGCACAGCGGGCCCGGGAGCTTATCCCGCAGACGGGTCTTGCAGGGATCACGGTCACGGACCCGGTGCAGGGCAGGACCTATACCGCCCGTTATGGTACTGTCGACATTGCCCGGGTGCTGGAAGAGCACGGGCTGGTTCTGACCGTGCAGCAGGTTCTTGACCGGTTGCTTTCGGCACTGCGGGTGAAAGGCATGGATGAAAGGCGGATATGCGCGGTTCTCCTGACAGGTCCCGGCTGCACCCTGCCGGGAATTGCGGATTATATCCGGGACCGCTTTCCTGGAGTACCGGTCCACGACAACCATCTCCTGGATGCTGTCAGCCGGGGAGCCGCAGGAACTACAGCCCCTGCCCGTGCGCCGGACCGGATCACGGGGTCATATGCCCTCCGCTACTGGGACCCGGCTGCGAAGGAGCACCATTATCGCTTCCTCGTGCACAGCGGGGCACGTTTCCCGAGCAATGGGCAGGTTGCCCGGATCACCATCAGCGCTGCCTACGACGGCCAGACCCATCTCGGCATCCCGCTCTGCGGGATTGCAGGCAGCGGGGAAGGGTCGTGCGGGATCGAACTCGTCTCGGACCGGGCCGGGGGTGTCCACGTCGCCGGGCCGGGAGAGGACGCAGGGGCGCAGGCCCGGGTGGTGCCGCTGTACGAACAGAACCCGGTGCTGCTCGTGGCCGACCCGCCGGCAAAAAAAGGGGAGCCGCGATTCGAGTGCACCTTCACGATCGACCGCGAACGGTACCTCTGCCTCTCGGCACGGGATCTCGTTACAGGAACGCTCCAAAAACTGAACGCGCCGGTGTTCCGGCTGACGTAAGAACAGACAGGGAGATAACTATGGAAATGCAGGAACTGGAAATCACGATTGACAGGAACGGCAGGGTACACGTGGCAGTCCGCGGAGTACCGGGCGAAGGATGCCTTGCGCTGACCAGAGAACTTGAGAACGCCATCGGCATGGTCGAGGAACGGGGCTATACTGCTGAATATTACAAGCAGCCGGTTGAGATCAGCGGGTACCAGTACCAGGACCGGCAATAAGAGGTCCACAGGTGTTTACCTGCCGGGAAGACAACCCCGCTGTTTTTAGCAGAAATTCTCGGTGATGTAGATCTTGTCGTCTGATGAGAACGCAACCCCGATACCTTCCTGGTAATAGGTATCGGTCAGGATATTCTTCCGGTGCCCTTCGCTGTTCATCCATCCGTTGACTACCGTCTGTGCAACCGTTTCCAATGAATTCCAGTCATAGGAGACAACGGTCCCGTTCGGGTTGTTCGCGTTTGTATAATAAGCGCTGTACCGGTTCCCCTGGAAGAGGTTCTCGGCAATACCCATGGTAGTAAAGGACTTATAGGAACGGATGCATGGGTATCCCGCATCGTCGCCCCGGGCCCGGGGGTTCTTCCCGTCGGGATTGACGTGGTCGAAGAAATGCCGGCTCACCATGTCCCAGCTGTGCCCCCGGGCAATATCGGCAAGGAACGAATCATAGGAGAGTGGCAGGAGACCGTTCTGCTGCCGCTGGACATTGATGAGATCGTGGATGCGGGATTCCAGCGAGGCTGGATCAAGGAACGGTGCCCCAGGCGTGGAACTGGTGTACGAGGTCTGAGGGGGCTGCGGAGGAACTTTTGTAACAGAGAGCGTGATCTGCGAGGTGGGCCGGGGCTCCGGGGTATCCGTGGGAACCGGAGTTGTGACAATAGCTGCGGGTACGGGGGACGAAGTGGTGACAGTCGTTGCCGTTACTGCGGCACTAGTGGTTATGACCGGAGTTGTTGCCGCGGACGGCGTGGACGGGGACCGGGTCAGGTTGACCGCGGAGGCCGGTACCGATGGTACGGGGGAGACCCCGGCAAGCGGTGTTCCCGCAGGAGGCGCCGGGCTTACCGGTGAGAGGCCCGCGCCGGAGTCCGCTGACATTGCAGCAGGAGCCGGTTGTGTCAGGAGCGGGATGATAACCAGGCCGGACACTGCAACCACCGCGACAATCGCAATCGCGGCGATTACCAGGAACCGGACCGGGATACCGGGCCTTAAGGAACCGGCCGTAGTTTCGCTGGTCGGTACCGGGTCTGCCTGGAGGAGCGCCCCGCAGGAGGCGCAGAATTTCTGGTCGGGAGAGCGGAGCGGCGATCCGCATTTTCCGCAAAAACGTCGGACCATGGTTGTATGAGGATGGTTGCCGCAATGGAAAAAATGCACGGTTGCAGGGGAGCAGCGGAGTGGCTGCCGGAGACGATAGTGGCAGGAGTGCGTTCTTACTTTTCAGACGGGGCCGGGCCCTTCCCGGAAATCTCCCGGAAGAGGACCATTACCATCGGTTTCTGCCCGTACACGACTGGAGATATCCATCAGGATGATCACGCCAGGAGAGAGAGATCGCATCCGGCGCCCGTTCTTCCAGGGACTCGAAATCTTCTTCGTTTTGGATGAGGGCCTAGTCGGCTTTTTCCAGTTCTTCGAGCCGTGCCCGGAGTTCCCGGGTCTGGGCGGTTAATTTTTCATTGGCCGCGAGCAGACCCTCCTCAATCTCATGGCGCCGGCTGATGTCGCGGTATACTCCTTCAACACCCGTGATACTCCCGTCAGGCCCCAGGTAATAATGGCTGTTGGTCGAGACCCAGACAGGGGTGCCGTCCTTTCGTTTGAGCTGGACTTCGTAATCCTCGATCTTCCCTTTTTTTGAAAGTATCCGGAGCAAATCGCCCCGTTTCTCCGGCTGGTAAAAGAACGAGGCTATTGGTTTTCCCAGAACCTCGTCCAGGGAACTATACCCAAGCAGGGTAAGTGCACTCGGGCTCGACAGGATAATGTTCCCGTTCAGATCTGTCCGGTAGAAGATGTCCTGGATATTTTCTATCACACTGCGGTACATCTCCTCACTTTCCCGCAGGGCCTGCTGTCCGGCCGCAAGCTGTTCGTATGCCACCTTCAGATCCTCCTGCTCACGCATGCGGGCTGTGATATCCCGGGCAAAGGCAAAGCTGAATTCCCGTGTCCCTTCCGCTGCGTAACTGGTCATGATCTCGACATTAATGATGGTCCCATCCTTCTTCCGGTGGCGTGTGGTAAAAAGCAGGGTGCCCTGCCTGCGGAGATCAACAATGAATTTGTTCCAGACTTCCGGGGGAAAATCCGGGTCCAGGGAATAGATCTTCATACCCAGCAGTTCTTCCCGCGGGAACCCGGTGATCCTGCAGGCAGAGTCGTTGACATAGATGATATTCCCTTCGAAATCGAGCCAGAAGACCTCGTCATATGCCCGGTCCACGGATATTTTAAGGAGCCGGAGTTTCTCCTTCGCCTCGACGGTGCTGGTGATATCCTCGTAGGTTCCAAGGATCCCGAGAATTTTGCCGCCAGAATCGCGCAGGGGTATCTTACTTGTGCGGAGCCAGATCCGATTCCCGTCTGGAGTTGTCTGGGGTTCCTCGTACCCGATCTTCGGTATACCCGTCTCGATTACCCGCCGGTCATCGACACGGTATGCCTCGGCCTGCTCTTTCCACCCCATGTCGAAGTCAGTCTTGCCTATAAGATCCGCAGGCATGGAGAACCCGGCATCCCGGGCGAACGGCTCGTTGCAGCCAAGGTACTGCAATTCCATATCCTTCCAGAAGACCCGGGCCGGGACCGTATTGAGCACCTGCTGGAGCATCTGCTGCGATTCATCGGTCTGCTTCTGCAGGTACACCATCTCTTCATACTGGCCCCGTAGTTCCTCGTCCTGCGCCGTGATCTGCTCGTTTGCAAGACGCATCTGGTCCTGGTGGCTTTTAAGCTCATCGTACTGCTCGCGGAGTTCCTCCTCACTCGCGGTGATCTGTTCGTACGCGGCCCGGAGTTCGTCCTCGGCATGCCGGGCTTCGGTAATATCCCGGATAGACTC
Above is a window of uncultured Methanoregula sp. DNA encoding:
- a CDS encoding WD40 repeat domain-containing protein — encoded protein: MKHVKPGTPLPLIGAWLYRKQVRNLVRMAGDGDVTAVAELAAVFSSADDRRVRNDADCGLRSFPVPGQAGALCHEVLIRNLPALTRIALECGYLPSEPGERALFLFCTTGSAGNHLCGHEYSEQDLARGYGKADALLRARARDAARKNGSCDLLARVLCSPGMTGPDKWTYDEWEIIIAGLSQKGQWAELWHYLMLAPIPLAVTAITAMNNAGWTPPGDDRLVFGEIVAVLPDNWNYPSPSGEPHPAIGRAATQVSRVAFSPDGSLLAEGCCDGTIVIRGTALAGPESEILSGAGPAQFIMLSGDNRSLVSCGNDGGIRCHGIPDTIPVWSRQIGGDVTALCRSSDDRLLLAGDSRGRLFLLNPRDGGILRETALHPSPVTCIALSRDGASAACGHADGTVSVAGTGDERVRHLPAGSPDPVRLVAFGPDNRECLVMHDKALPVLWDTETGARLRSFSGHAGVCTCCAIFTECRWFAIGSSDHTLRFWDWREAVLATAIPLYNRHITCCSASPDGQYLAAGFNDGTIRLYSLPGHKLAKEIKGHKKTITSCIFSQDGNRLATVSWDGTTKLWRIPSGEIVRTFDAHAGGIAALAGPGEGSLIAPVTRDGIARVHDTGDGSLIRTIDLYTPKVRTAALSPDGMYLACAGADASLRIWNLRDGSLVSTAGRLGTSLWCSTFLAGGTSLFCGGWDGRCRIFSIPGGGLEKTLAGHTSIVTCCAATNDDTLIVTGSNDTTVRIWKRDGAEAHAVLEGSRTEIGAVTISPDNLLLAAGGADTTIRLWLLPCGEPAGEFLSIFGKVTALAFDPGGCIVVAGYDSGICAFYAVHGRKLIRTIAAHSGAVTGIVISAGERIVITSGEDGLVHFHPLPVAALLSCATLADMPAVRTEADAARGGPDASGWEFLYRLLAARFRGEIQICPSPGVIGRYDIQIAG
- a CDS encoding rod shape-determining protein; translation: MDTEHDLEKTIRLGIDFGVSTTVIVMDDPGRDYPSVELPGISRAVPGIAPGSIVHIVPSLIWYKGDGAARIGDEVLTGGGEELPSTACNLRSYLFGNSPVQVPAGNDRMVRYADAAGEFLKGVLSRAVTLCPDGAELVFTLPADAPAEYPAWLDQIGRAAGARSCSWVNEFMAAATGYGISPAAGEPFLVFSFTTTDITATAAVSDEHGVKIAGQASVSTGCQAVDGWIVQDLLARFRILMSEPRAERIKSQVLREAQRARELIPQTGLAGITVTDPVQGRTYTARYGTVDIARVLEEHGLVLTVQQVLDRLLSALRVKGMDERRICAVLLTGPGCTLPGIADYIRDRFPGVPVHDNHLLDAVSRGAAGTTAPARAPDRITGSYALRYWDPAAKEHHYRFLVHSGARFPSNGQVARITISAAYDGQTHLGIPLCGIAGSGEGSCGIELVSDRAGGVHVAGPGEDAGAQARVVPLYEQNPVLLVADPPAKKGEPRFECTFTIDRERYLCLSARDLVTGTLQKLNAPVFRLT
- a CDS encoding DUF2997 domain-containing protein, which encodes MEMQELEITIDRNGRVHVAVRGVPGEGCLALTRELENAIGMVEERGYTAEYYKQPVEISGYQYQDRQ
- a CDS encoding CAP domain-containing protein; translation: MVRRFCGKCGSPLRSPDQKFCASCGALLQADPVPTSETTAGSLRPGIPVRFLVIAAIAIVAVVAVSGLVIIPLLTQPAPAAMSADSGAGLSPVSPAPPAGTPLAGVSPVPSVPASAVNLTRSPSTPSAATTPVITTSAAVTATTVTTSSPVPAAIVTTPVPTDTPEPRPTSQITLSVTKVPPQPPQTSYTSSTPGAPFLDPASLESRIHDLINVQRQQNGLLPLSYDSFLADIARGHSWDMVSRHFFDHVNPDGKNPRARGDDAGYPCIRSYKSFTTMGIAENLFQGNRYSAYYTNANNPNGTVVSYDWNSLETVAQTVVNGWMNSEGHRKNILTDTYYQEGIGVAFSSDDKIYITENFC
- a CDS encoding PAS domain S-box protein, translating into MFSVLYVDDEPDLLELGKLFLENSGKFSVTTAVSATEGLQLAAREQIDLILSDYQMPGMDGIAFLKEIRAQYPNLPFILFTGRGREEVVIEAINSGADFYLQKGGDVRSQFAELAHKITIAVERRQAVNALRDSEQRLADIINFLPDATFAIDTEGTVIAWNRAIEDVTGVPASEMIGKGDHAYAIPFYGHHRELLIDLVLESEEAIQRGRYAIVKKEGDVLIAETSAAQVRGVKKVFYCKASLLYNKDGNVVGAIESIRDITEARHAEDELRAAYEQITASEEELREQYDELKSHQDQMRLANEQITAQDEELRGQYEEMVYLQKQTDESQQMLQQVLNTVPARVFWKDMELQYLGCNEPFARDAGFSMPADLIGKTDFDMGWKEQAEAYRVDDRRVIETGIPKIGYEEPQTTPDGNRIWLRTSKIPLRDSGGKILGILGTYEDITSTVEAKEKLRLLKISVDRAYDEVFWLDFEGNIIYVNDSACRITGFPREELLGMKIYSLDPDFPPEVWNKFIVDLRRQGTLLFTTRHRKKDGTIINVEIMTSYAAEGTREFSFAFARDITARMREQEDLKVAYEQLAAGQQALRESEEMYRSVIENIQDIFYRTDLNGNIILSSPSALTLLGYSSLDEVLGKPIASFFYQPEKRGDLLRILSKKGKIEDYEVQLKRKDGTPVWVSTNSHYYLGPDGSITGVEGVYRDISRRHEIEEGLLAANEKLTAQTRELRARLEELEKAD